Genomic segment of Catharus ustulatus isolate bCatUst1 chromosome 3, bCatUst1.pri.v2, whole genome shotgun sequence:
atactTCAGAACACCCTGTTGGTTTTAACTTCTGCTCTTGCATTGGTCAGCTCAGCTGAAAATCAAACAGAATATAAGAACTTGAATCCTGAACACTGACATCCATCAGTATCAGGTACATTCTTCCAAGAGTAGGAAAATTACACCTGAAACCAGACTCAGGAGGTCTTGTTCCTTTCCCaggctcagttttggggtttttggggtttttttggtcaggTCTAGCAGATGTTCTGACAGAAATTCGAGGTTGGGGATGCTCCATCTGCTCCCATCAGTCCATTTGCTATCAGTGGAAATTGCTTCCCAGGGAGGGTGAGTGGTCAAGAAACTGAGGGATCACTTCACTCCTTTGTAAAATCATCTAATATCAGGTTCCATTTActttcctgaattcccaaatgcATCCTTAGCATCTTATTTGTCAGCATTTTATTCTCCTGGTCTTCTTATTGGAATTACTTGGGTTTCCTGGAACCACTGAGGATCCCCATTTGCTGAATAAATgtataaaacctttttttagAACCATCTCATCAGATTTCTTCAGTTCCTGGGAACTTTTAAACCCTGGTAATTCTATAaataatggaatcacagaatgaaaattCAGACATCATAGATCTGAGCTCTCCCTTTATTTTGAGCCAAGGTCTGTCCAGTCACATCAGTGGCTGGGGATCTGCCTGAACATCATGGCTGGGATGAATTATAACATCACCCCAGTCCTCCTCATCAAAGGTGCAGGAACCTCTCCTGACCTGGCCCTGAATTTGGGGGGTGTGAGTGtcactgcagcaggcagggatcaTTTTGTGGCCATTAATGGAACAAAGTTATTCTAAGAATAATAAGTAACTGGatgtaatgttttattttaagatgaTCATTCCTCAAAAGCATGTTCAAAAtcttaaagaaagaaagaaagaaacaactgGCTATCAGGGAAACTCCAGACATTATTAGAAAGTGGTTTTCAAGGTCACCCAAGTCTCCACTCACTGACAAATTAACTCCTCTTCACCTTTCTAAGAGCTGTGTAGtggtgggaggaaggagagatggggagaggctgagaagcagagctctgtgaaCACTTTTGCCCCtttaaatgaacattttctaggtaaattttaaaataaaaacagaggcatGACAAAACCCCTAGTGGGtataaatactgtattttcctAGTCGTTCATTgaaaaaacttcctttttttaacaaagtgaaaaaatactgaattcttGGCAATTTTGACCATTCTGAACCCTTTCTCCCATACATAACTTCCATTCCAATAAATTTTCTCCCTAAACAACATCAATATTTCACACACgctccttctccctctgcaCTTCCCCACCGAGGGCTGCCCTGCAAGCCCCCCTGAGGTTTTGCTGATTATTCAGAGAAACAGGGGGGTTATTCAGTGAGGCAGGGAGTTTTGTCACTCACTTGGAGCAGCAGTTCAGCAGCCCCCCGTGGCACGTCCCCGTGGCAGCGAAGGTGGGTGGGCACGCCCCGGCACGGCAGAATTTCCCCTGGCTCCGGCACTCCACGGTGTCAGCAAAAAGAGGGTCTGCAGAACCTGTGGGGAGTGACAGGAGTTACAAAACTTCAGCTTTCTGCCTGAAATGATGAGAGGTAGATGTCCAACAAATGTTGTCTTTATGATGAGTGGCATCTTGAGCACAGATGTTCCTGGTCCCATCCACTGCACCATCAGATTTTGCCTTTCAGCTGATGGTGGCTTAGAAACCCTTTTTCTCTACatgggatttttgtttctcaCCTGAAGTAgcctggaagaggaggaggaagacagCGAAGAGCAGGTAGAGGATCTTCATGGCTGTCAGCTGCTTGGGGACTGTGAGGTCCTGCAGAGCACCTGGGAGAGCAAtgctggctggagctggctTGAGGAAGGGTGGGACAGACCCCTGGTATTTATAGGGGCTGTGGGGTTGTGCAAGTGTGACAAGTCAATGAGTAACTGCCATGAACTCTCTGAGAGGGACTGGCTTTCCCCCTTATCACTACAGGTGGCAGTGAGCGTGTTGCAATCCCCCAAGGGTGAATTTCCACTTGGTGTGTCAGTTATATAACCTGACCATCAGCCAAGCCTGACTGAGCTGCACCAATTTTCATGGCTTTTGGAAACCTCTTCCCAACACAGGCACCAGGAGGGGTtggacattttcttttaaaggactTGGAAGTCAGTGACCATCGGAGTGGGGACCCATCTTTAACCCTGGATTTGTCACTCATGTAACATTTTGTCTCCATCTCCCCATCCTTGTAGCCAGGTGGATGATGTCAAAGGCAGAGGAAGGCATTGGGAAAGACTTGAGGTGATGCAACTGCTCTTTGTCACTTTTTAAACAGCCTCACCCACTGCAGGGGGCTGACAAAAAGCTCTCCCCCTCCTTCACTTgtgtcacagaatcccagaatgttttggggtgggattgaccctaaagctcatctcattcccacccctgccatgggcagggacacttccactagAGCTGgttgctcccagccccatccagcctggcattTCATCCCACATCATTCCCACTGCTTTACCTTCAGCCTTAAGGTGCAAATCCTGACCTCTCTGCATTCAGTCCCAGTTTGTCCACACTAAAAAACTCAGGAGCCAAGAGTTCTAACACTCactaatgtttcttttcttttaaaggaaataaaccaCTTCATATACATGCACAAGTTTGTGATatttcccaaatatttcccCTCTTATTGCCCTGAAATGTTGGGGGAATGGGCTGATTCCACAAAAATGTGTCTGATATAATGTTTTGAAGTGCAACATCTTCTGGGCTTCACTTCAGAGCATGATCCCCACAGCTGTAAAATTTCTTAGAAGGAGATCAATGCAGGGAAAGTTCTTCACAAAATCCTGGGCTAATAAACAGGTTAAACACTCTCACAGCCCAGGTGTTCCTGCAGTTCCTACCTCTGACATTCTGCTTCAGTGGTTTGCTTCCTTATTACctcttttattatatttaactCGGAGTTAATGGCATTTTTGTTCCAAGAATTGTTCGAAGGATGAAAACATTACTGAGGTTTATGTTTAATTTGCACGGTAATGGGTAGCTtgagcagctgagagagaggCAACAAGGTGAGTTTATGTAGCAAATAACAGCAAGATAAACACTAATTTCCCTCTCCCACTCATAAAATCTAATTAGCCAAGAAATGCCAagggctctttttttttttttttttttttttttttttttttgtaccttTGCCTTTAAAATGATCTTTTCCTTTGCCAGCAACTCTCCAGCATTCCTTACTTCCAATGGaggagaaatttaaattttcacccctctcttttctctttagTGGAATACAGAGAGGCAAACACCAGCATGaataaccaaaaaataaaacccttttgtttttctcaaggCCCACTGAAATGTGAATTCCTCTCCCCTGCCTTTCACACAGGCAGAACAGTGTGGGAATGCTGTGCAAGTAGAAGCACTTGTCCATAAGAAATCCGTGTTAGGGAAGGGtgtttttctcaaataaaatcAGAGTGTGGTCCTGGGGAAGGTTGTGattcctttttattatttgaataaGCTCCACTCACTTCCATGGCTTTACTATTTCCCTCCTCTGGAACAGAGTCAATGTATTATTAGAGTTAAATGACTTAAATTTGTGGTATGGATTGCCACAGCACTCAGATTTTGCTGAACAACTCTCTTTTCATGCAGAAGGAGAACAGCTTTCTAGGAAATAGGGAAGAAGGTTTTTTTTGACAATGAGGGTGGCagaacactggcacaggttgcccagagaggtggtgggtgaCCCTGGAAACAAtcagggatgggtttggaacaatctggtctagtggaaggtgtccctgcccgtgtcagggggttggaatgagatgagttttaaggtcctttccaacccaaacccttcaaggattccaggattctatgGAAGTGAGCAACACTTTGAGCCCTGCTAGCACAGGCAACCCAAAAAATGTCATTCTAGGCAAGAGGAAAATTCCATGACTTTGACTACTAACAAAAACAAAGACATGTGCAAACTGGTTGCTTAAAACCGGGAAAGACTTGTATGAAACAAGGAGCAGAACAATTcatgcagcacagcagtgacctGGGGCTGGAACATGGAAGTGTGTGCATGGAACTGTatcccacagcacccagggcCAGGATGAAGTCCTGGAGATCTCTGTTGAACATTAACTTccacacaggagctgggaattcaAGGAGCTGCAAGTACCTACCCCAGAGAAATCAAGCTCTCTAAGCAAAGGGGAACTGGGGGGattttgcaatttaattttccagaattttgccccagcagctcctttccAAAGATGATGCTGCAAGGAAAATCTGAAGTGCAAACAGCATTTCAAGCTGATTTCTCAGTCTTCTTCAAGACaaggtttttcttctcttgttgCCTCCTGGGTGACAAACTACCCCCAGAAAATTTCACAGCAAGCCCCATACATGATGCTATGTAGGAGGGGTTTGCCTCAGTATTTTCTCTTAAGTGTGTCTTATCAGCTaaagacaaatgaaaagaaGTCTAAGAACTACTATGCTTTTGAGAAAGGTTGATTATAAAATAGACTACATGTATTTGGATGGTGACAAAACTTCATTTTACCATTGTAACTATAAATATGCCTTTAAAATCTCATAGGCACATGGTTAGTTAGTGCTTATGTTCCATTAAAACTAAAACATAATCCAGTATTCTCCTGGCTTTCCTAATGATGGCACAAATCATTATTATAGAATCAGCATCATGGACTGATTTGGGTaggaagggatcttaaagatcatccagctccatctctgccatgggcagggacaccttccactgccccaggttGCTCCATCTGGAACAgcctggtctaatggaaggtggAACATCCTTGGAACTGCTCAAAACCAGGCTGGAGGAGGCTTAGAGgaacctgggctagtggaaggtcTCCCTATCCACGGCAGGGGGATGAAAATGGATGGTCTTTtagttcccttccaacccaacccattctgtgattccatgttTTTACCCTTTGGCATCACATAAGGGCATAATAAGAATGGGAAAATGAGGGTCAAGGTTGCTTCATCCATGAAAATTCATTAGTGGACGTCCTCTAATGGATGCACTTGGCTCTTGCACACAATGTTTCCACATGTCACTTGTCATTAGGGTGGTTTGTGCCATTTCCCATGGGCTaagtggcagcacagggcaggtttTACCTCTGCCTCTCCACCAGTCCTCACTGAACTTGGCAATCCCTCCTATTAATGAAATATCCTAAAATTTTTAGATGAGGAAAAATGCATCAGATCAGTTAATGAATCCTGGTGTGTGAGACATTCTCTGGTGTCACTGGAAGGGCACAAAGAGAGGCCCCTGTACATTTAAGGTtcagggatggtgctgtgctgaGGTTTGAGAACCTGGTCAATTATTACCTGCCCTTGGCTGCCTTGATCCCAGCTGCTTGTGCCCTCGTGTTTGCAACCCAGACACTGAGTCAACATTAAACAGACATTTAAATGACAGCACTGAACACCAGCTGGGAGAATGTACTGTCCTCTGTGCCTCCAGGCTAAAAGGGAATTCCTCTGTGGAGGGGAGGGTGACAAGGAATAATAATGAATGtttgagaagaaagagaaaggcagGATCTGCTGTAGGTTAGGGAGAAAAGACTGGTACTTCTCTGGTCCTGATGAGGAGTTCCCTGATCTGACACACAGCCctagtgctgctgcttttcctgaaaAGTACTGAGACTTCTGTGTGGATGGTATCCTACAAAATAAACCTCAATTTGTAAGAGTTATTGTACAGCTGATGACAGACTAAAACTCCAGAAGTGTCTTTATCAGACAGTGAGCAGGGTCTGAATGCTTCCCTCTGTGCATCATTTAAATGTCTGCTCCTGTGGTGTATTGGGTAGGTTGTGCTGCCTTTGGCACCATCATCATCAGAAAGAGAATCATGGAACTCCACTGGTTCACTGGTAGGAAGCTGCTAATGCTGTAGCCACAATATATAAATTCATACATATTTATATCAGTCAGGTCAACATGGCATTGATCTCCTCCTTGTTTTCATCTGTAGGAGCCAATCCCTTGTGCCTGCTACATCCAAGATCCCATTTCAATTTATTAAGCTGAAGCTAATTCAGGTAGCAGAGTATGAGCAGTGATTCA
This window contains:
- the LOC116994616 gene encoding gallinacin-10-like; this translates as MKILYLLFAVFLLLFQATSGSADPLFADTVECRSQGKFCRAGACPPTFAATGTCHGGLLNCCSKILPE